A single region of the bacterium genome encodes:
- a CDS encoding VTT domain-containing protein, translating into MTHRQATKRLIVLVVIILFVSGLLFYLQKLIGLENIRQFIIRAGPFGPAIYILLIILTHIFAPLQGLPFYFLSFAIYGKWTVVYTHIAYLISSITNFWIARKFGRDIIVKLVGHEGMQKIDHISIHEGPKALFIIRLFQGWINDFVSYAAGLTPLKFSTYYIISFLAPLPLTILTFLFFNQIPQNQVFFLSMTIGLLFFIVPPIYYFLKHKFSGNKISHVNRLKR; encoded by the coding sequence ATGACCCACCGCCAAGCCACAAAACGCCTTATCGTTCTGGTTGTGATAATTCTGTTTGTTTCTGGACTGCTTTTCTATTTGCAAAAACTCATCGGTTTAGAAAATATCCGCCAATTTATCATTAGAGCCGGACCATTCGGTCCAGCTATTTATATCCTCCTTATAATTCTTACTCATATATTTGCCCCCCTCCAAGGTTTACCGTTTTACTTTTTATCTTTTGCCATCTACGGCAAATGGACTGTTGTCTATACCCACATTGCCTATCTTATAAGTAGTATCACCAACTTTTGGATCGCCAGAAAATTCGGCCGTGACATTATTGTCAAACTGGTCGGCCACGAAGGAATGCAAAAAATTGATCACATTTCTATCCATGAGGGTCCCAAGGCTTTATTTATTATCCGCCTCTTCCAGGGTTGGATAAACGACTTTGTCTCCTATGCGGCAGGTTTAACCCCTCTGAAATTCTCCACCTACTACATAATCAGTTTTCTCGCCCCTCTCCCTTTGACCATATTAACGTTCTTATTTTTCAATCAAATACCCCAAAACCAAGTCTTCTTTTTGAGTATGACCATTGGCCTACTCTTCTTTATCGTCCCCCCAATCTATTATTTCCTCAAACATAAATTTTCTGGGAACAAAATTTCTCATGTTAATCGCCTAAAAAGATAG
- a CDS encoding translation elongation factor Ts, whose translation MMADIDQLKQLREETSAPVSECLKALDQSGGDMEKAKEILKKWGKVLAEKKVEREAKEGIVDSYLHPNRKVGVLLEIRCESDFVAKSDDFKSLSHEICLQIAAANPLYVRETDIPGDFIEKEKKLYQEQMAESGKEEKIIEQIVEGKWKKYQEEICLMEQPWIKDDTKRIKDLLAESIAKLGENIVIRGFSRFAP comes from the coding sequence ATTATGGCAGACATCGACCAGTTGAAACAATTGAGAGAAGAAACCTCGGCTCCGGTCAGCGAATGCCTCAAGGCCCTAGATCAGTCCGGCGGAGATATGGAAAAGGCAAAGGAAATCTTAAAGAAATGGGGCAAGGTCCTGGCCGAGAAGAAGGTCGAAAGAGAAGCCAAAGAGGGGATAGTCGATAGTTACCTGCATCCGAATAGGAAAGTCGGGGTTCTTTTGGAGATCAGATGCGAATCCGATTTTGTCGCCAAGTCCGATGATTTTAAGAGTCTATCCCACGAGATTTGCCTTCAAATCGCCGCCGCCAACCCTTTGTACGTCAGGGAAACGGACATCCCCGGAGATTTCATTGAAAAGGAAAAGAAACTCTATCAAGAGCAGATGGCCGAATCTGGAAAGGAAGAGAAAATCATCGAACAAATCGTCGAAGGCAAGTGGAAAAAATACCAAGAAGAAATCTGCCTGATGGAGCAGCCTTGGATCAAAGACGACACCAAGAGAATAAAAGACCTTCTCGCAGAATCAATAGCTAAACTTGGCGAAAACATTGTCATCAGGGGTTTTAGCCGCTTTGCCCCGTAG